One Streptomyces lincolnensis genomic region harbors:
- a CDS encoding MerR family transcriptional regulator — MYPSPTPPRQVKIGDAAAFAGITPRAIRHYHEIGLLPEPERGGDGRRRYGYDDMTRLLWIRKMADAGISLDDMRAAFGEARDEAGDEALDQAPDIESVLSRLEKTLAAQEAAIKRRRAAVQRLQAVGSPLGLLSELVTDRLSHLPPGALRPSDLDALLVTERIFGPLGAAIQASTFIVLATHPDLRAEEDRREAAEAALDDGVEPDDPRVEELAVQRCAHQMALNQAIEAAGLDAAEEKIFEIYDADLKGEEGTEMSAAAAITKMPYDFSPARMRCLELAGRLFGEALADAHSADS; from the coding sequence ATGTACCCCTCCCCCACGCCTCCCCGGCAAGTCAAGATCGGTGATGCCGCTGCGTTCGCCGGGATCACCCCACGCGCCATCCGCCACTACCACGAGATCGGTCTGCTGCCGGAGCCCGAGCGCGGCGGGGACGGCCGCCGCCGCTACGGCTATGACGACATGACCCGCCTGCTGTGGATCCGCAAGATGGCTGATGCCGGTATCAGCCTGGACGACATGCGGGCCGCCTTCGGCGAAGCCCGGGACGAAGCCGGAGACGAAGCCCTGGACCAAGCCCCGGATATCGAGTCGGTCCTGAGCAGGCTGGAGAAAACCTTGGCGGCGCAGGAAGCCGCCATCAAACGTCGGCGCGCGGCTGTCCAGCGCCTGCAGGCGGTGGGCAGCCCGCTGGGGCTGCTCTCCGAACTGGTCACGGACCGGCTCAGCCACCTGCCCCCGGGCGCGTTGCGACCCTCCGATCTGGACGCCCTGCTAGTCACGGAACGGATCTTCGGGCCGCTGGGCGCCGCCATCCAGGCCAGCACGTTCATCGTGCTGGCCACCCACCCCGACCTGCGGGCCGAGGAGGACCGTCGTGAGGCGGCCGAGGCCGCCCTCGACGACGGCGTCGAACCCGACGACCCGCGCGTCGAAGAGCTCGCCGTACAGCGATGCGCTCACCAAATGGCCCTGAATCAGGCCATCGAGGCAGCTGGTCTCGACGCGGCCGAGGAGAAGATCTTCGAGATCTACGACGCCGACCTGAAAGGGGAGGAGGGCACAGAGATGAGTGCCGCCGCAGCGATCACCAAGATGCCTTACGACTTCTCTCCTGCCCGGATGCGCTGCCTGGAACTCGCCGGACGGCTCTTCGGCGAGGCCCTTGCCGACGCCCACTCCGCGGACAGCTGA